CGCGCCCACCGCAAACCCTGGGCGCTGGGCGAGGTGTTGAGCGGCGGGATCGGCGGTTGGGTCCACCGCTTCATATCAGACGGACCGTGCTACGGGTGTGTCGCGAGTTACCTCCAACGATCAGCTCCCGGCGATCCGGCCGCCCCGGCACCGGACTACGCGAATCCCGGTGGCGCCGTGCAAGAGACGACCGTACCGGCCAGTAAAGCCAGTATCGACGCCATCGCCAGCCTTCACGCGCTGGTAACACTGGGCCTCCTGGACCAGAGCGGCGATGATTCGGCCGCTTCTCCCGAGCCGACCGGACCCGCGGAACAGCGTTTGCAAGCGTCTACCGGGCAAGCCGGGAGCGAGGCGGATTTTACCAGCCTGTTGTTCACCCTCAAGCGGGTGCCGGGCGTCTTCGACGACGCTTTCCGACCGTACAAGTTTCGCGTCGCCCGTTCGACTTCGTGTTTAGTCTGTTCTCCTTCCGCCGTGCCGACCCCCGCCGGGGAGGACCTCGATGCGGCACTCGATCAGGCTCTGGCTCGACTGGGCGATGTCTGACCTCCTCCACCTGAACCGCCCGCGGGCGATCGATCAGTCCGTCTACACCCGGTACGAAAAAGCCGGGCTGACGCTCTACGGTCCCGCGCTCCCTTGGAACGCGGACGCCGTCGTAGTCGAACTCATCGCCCGCCTCCCCCCGACCGCGCGGACGCGGACCGATTTCACGCTCCGTTTGCCTGGACAGAACGCGGTCCCCGCCGACACCGTCCGCAAAGACGAGGTCGACGCGAGCAAGT
This portion of the Fimbriiglobus ruber genome encodes:
- a CDS encoding ThiF family adenylyltransferase; this encodes MAHLFQVGVGSGGIVVLDLLARDPRVTRVTLVDPDVYKPHNVHRHLFPASAVGRAKVELAAEWLRERRPELVIETLPVDLMSPAYQADIVRAVAACDVAVCAADNEAAKYHFDQLMRAHRKPWALGEVLSGGIGGWVHRFISDGPCYGCVASYLQRSAPGDPAAPAPDYANPGGAVQETTVPASKASIDAIASLHALVTLGLLDQSGDDSAASPEPTGPAEQRLQASTGQAGSEADFTSLLFTLKRVPGVFDDAFRPYKFRVARSTSCLVCSPSAVPTPAGEDLDAALDQALARLGDV